A part of Denitratisoma oestradiolicum genomic DNA contains:
- the rfaD gene encoding ADP-glyceromanno-heptose 6-epimerase — protein sequence MSYYVVTGAAGFIGSNIVKALNDRGITDIIAVDNLKKADKFKNLVDCQIADYIDKNEFLDLIEDGYFDGAIEALLHQGACSDTMETDGAYMMANNFRYSQSLLDYCLDQEVPYLYASSASVYGGGSVFKEERAHEAPLNVYGYSKFLFDQIVRRRLADASSPVTGFRYFNVYGPREQHKGRMASVAFHHFNQYRAEGKVKLFEGCDGYAHGAQSRDFVFVEDVVKVNLHFLDKGTSGIYNLGTGRAQPFNDVAEATVNACRAAEGKPTLSLAEMVAQGLVEYVEFPEALKGKYQSFTQADLSNLRGAGYEGEFATVGEGVARYVQHLLQAR from the coding sequence ATGAGTTACTACGTCGTCACCGGCGCCGCCGGTTTCATCGGTTCCAATATCGTCAAGGCCCTCAATGACCGGGGCATTACCGACATCATCGCCGTCGACAACCTGAAGAAGGCCGACAAATTCAAGAATCTGGTGGATTGCCAGATCGCCGACTACATCGACAAGAACGAATTCCTCGACCTGATCGAGGACGGCTATTTCGACGGCGCCATCGAGGCCCTACTGCACCAGGGAGCCTGCTCCGACACCATGGAAACCGATGGCGCCTACATGATGGCCAACAACTTCCGCTACTCCCAGTCCCTGCTGGACTACTGCCTGGACCAGGAAGTGCCCTACCTCTACGCTTCCTCCGCCTCGGTCTATGGCGGCGGCAGCGTGTTCAAGGAGGAGCGTGCCCACGAGGCGCCCCTCAACGTCTATGGCTACTCCAAGTTCCTCTTCGACCAGATCGTGCGCCGCCGTCTGGCCGACGCCAGCTCGCCGGTGACGGGCTTTCGCTATTTCAATGTCTATGGCCCCCGGGAACAGCACAAGGGACGCATGGCCTCGGTGGCCTTCCACCACTTCAACCAATACCGGGCCGAAGGCAAGGTCAAGCTGTTCGAGGGCTGCGACGGCTACGCCCACGGCGCCCAGAGCCGTGACTTCGTCTTCGTCGAGGATGTGGTCAAGGTGAACCTGCACTTCCTCGACAAGGGCACCTCCGGCATCTACAACCTGGGCACCGGTCGCGCCCAGCCCTTCAACGACGTGGCCGAGGCCACGGTGAATGCCTGCCGCGCCGCCGAAGGCAAGCCAACCCTGTCCCTGGCCGAGATGGTGGCCCAGGGCCTGGTGGAATACGTGGAATTCCCCGAAGCCCTGAAGGGCAAGTACCAGAGCTTCACCCAGGCCGATCTCTCCAATCTGCGGGGCGCCGGCTATGAAGGCGAATTCGCCACCGTGGGCGAGGGTGTCGCCCGATACGTCCAGCATCTGCTGCAAGCGCGATGA
- the cysM gene encoding cysteine synthase CysM, whose amino-acid sequence MNYKTLEDHVGNTPLVQLKRIPGADNERRGNVILAKLEGNNPAGSVKDRPALSMIVRAEARGEIKPGDTLIEATSGNTGIALAMAAAMRGYRMILVMPESQSVERCQTMSAFGAELILTPRAGGMEAARDLAERMVREGKGRMLDQFGNPDNPLAHYEGTGPEIWRDTEGRISHFVSSMGTTGTIMGCSRYFKEQNPAIQIIGCQPSEGSQIPGIRKWPEAYLPRIYDRSRVDRIESVSQAEAEAMTRRLAAEEGIFAGISSGGALHVALRLSAELEHATLVTIVCDRGDRYLSTGVFPV is encoded by the coding sequence ATGAACTACAAAACCCTGGAAGACCACGTCGGCAATACCCCCCTGGTGCAGTTGAAGCGCATCCCCGGGGCGGACAACGAGCGCCGCGGCAATGTGATCCTGGCCAAGCTGGAGGGCAACAATCCCGCCGGCTCGGTAAAGGACAGGCCGGCCCTGTCCATGATCGTGCGGGCCGAGGCTCGGGGCGAGATCAAACCCGGCGACACCCTGATCGAGGCCACCTCCGGCAACACCGGCATCGCCCTGGCCATGGCCGCCGCCATGCGCGGCTATCGCATGATCCTGGTGATGCCCGAGAGCCAGAGCGTGGAGCGTTGCCAGACCATGAGCGCCTTCGGCGCCGAGCTGATCCTCACCCCCCGCGCCGGGGGCATGGAAGCGGCCCGTGACCTGGCCGAGCGCATGGTGCGGGAAGGCAAGGGTCGGATGCTGGACCAGTTCGGCAACCCGGACAATCCCCTGGCCCACTACGAGGGCACGGGCCCCGAGATCTGGCGCGACACGGAAGGACGCATCAGCCACTTCGTCTCCAGCATGGGCACCACGGGCACCATCATGGGCTGCTCCCGCTATTTCAAGGAGCAGAACCCGGCCATCCAGATCATTGGCTGCCAGCCCAGCGAAGGCTCCCAGATTCCCGGTATCCGCAAGTGGCCGGAAGCCTACCTGCCCCGCATCTACGACCGTTCCCGGGTGGACCGGATCGAATCCGTCAGCCAGGCCGAGGCCGAGGCCATGACCCGGCGCCTGGCCGCCGAGGAAGGCATCTTCGCCGGCATTTCCTCCGGCGGCGCCCTGCACGTGGCCCTGCGTCTCTCCGCCGAACTGGAGCATGCCACCCTCGTCACCATCGTCTGCGACCGGGGCGACCGCTATCTGTCCACCGGGGTGTTCCCGGTCTGA
- a CDS encoding CBS domain-containing protein, which produces MTERTVFQSLLPRQVVSLDPKASVYQAACVMTRAQCGSVLIIDANSELIGILTERDLMSRVLAEGREPKTTTVTEVMTRNPFCVTPETTVTDAVLIMIERGFRHLPIVTARQKIVGVFSIRDAMPREIDAAVGVAEFHEQINDALG; this is translated from the coding sequence ATGACCGAACGCACTGTTTTCCAGTCCTTGTTGCCGCGCCAGGTGGTCAGTCTGGACCCGAAGGCCAGCGTCTATCAGGCGGCCTGTGTCATGACCCGCGCCCAATGCGGCAGCGTGCTGATCATCGACGCCAACAGCGAGCTGATCGGCATCCTTACCGAGCGGGATCTCATGTCGCGGGTGTTGGCCGAAGGACGGGAGCCGAAAACGACCACGGTCACCGAGGTCATGACCCGAAACCCGTTTTGCGTGACGCCGGAGACCACGGTCACCGATGCCGTGCTGATCATGATTGAGCGGGGCTTCCGACACCTCCCCATCGTTACCGCCCGTCAAAAGATCGTGGGGGTGTTCTCCATACGCGACGCGATGCCACGGGAGATCGATGCCGCGGTGGGCGTGGCCGAATTTCACGAGCAGATCAACGACGCCCTCGGCTGA
- a CDS encoding DUF2889 domain-containing protein: protein MAFYPFPPIPNPSYGTGIFRRRIRLENHGQSVLAGLEDTMHACKLVLHHQDGCIAAVDAEWVRYPTMTCPGATTQLSALAGQPLTASWTTFREYQDPRLHCTHLLNLLGLAAAHALRERGQRQFDVAVPDLKDGLTRAQVLVDGELVHDWSSDLQTLVGPAQVAGVSLFKGFTQWAPQHFSGDVLEAAYVLHMGLFVAGSRMFDGAAMLQKYPAIPHVARDLIGSCYARQEERFDSSIPMANSIRDFTDSPDEMLQFMETEGM, encoded by the coding sequence ATGGCCTTCTATCCTTTTCCGCCGATTCCCAACCCGTCCTACGGGACGGGAATCTTCCGTCGCCGCATCCGGCTGGAAAATCATGGCCAGTCCGTCCTGGCGGGGCTGGAGGACACCATGCATGCCTGTAAGCTGGTACTTCACCACCAGGACGGGTGTATCGCTGCCGTGGATGCCGAGTGGGTGCGTTATCCCACCATGACCTGCCCCGGTGCGACCACCCAGTTGTCGGCCCTGGCGGGGCAGCCTCTCACCGCCAGTTGGACGACTTTCCGGGAGTACCAGGACCCCCGCCTGCACTGTACCCATCTTCTCAACCTGCTGGGACTGGCTGCAGCCCATGCCTTGCGGGAGAGGGGCCAGCGGCAGTTCGATGTGGCCGTGCCGGACCTGAAGGACGGCCTGACCCGGGCCCAGGTGCTGGTGGATGGCGAACTGGTCCATGACTGGTCTTCGGACCTGCAAACCCTCGTTGGCCCGGCGCAGGTGGCGGGGGTATCCCTGTTCAAGGGTTTCACCCAGTGGGCCCCGCAACATTTCAGCGGCGATGTCCTGGAAGCGGCCTATGTGCTGCACATGGGCCTGTTCGTGGCGGGAAGCCGGATGTTCGACGGGGCCGCGATGCTGCAAAAATATCCGGCCATCCCCCATGTGGCGAGAGACCTGATCGGGAGCTGCTATGCCCGCCAGGAGGAACGCTTCGACAGCAGCATTCCTATGGCAAACAGCATCCGGGACTTCACCGATTCTCCCGACGAGATGTTGCAGTTCATGGAGACGGAGGGCATGTAA
- a CDS encoding SDR family oxidoreductase, which yields MSTTTQRVALISGGGTGIGRAVSLRLARDGFAVVVGYSRSAVGAEETVRQIEAAGGKAWACKVDVTVEDEVVAFFAAAKAHYGRVDVVINNAGIGHMKPFADIPMSHYDFTFNVNARGTFMMCREAARHIEDNGRIINLSTGATVANTAGMALYVASKMAVEGFTKVLARELAPRGITVNAVSPGMTDTPMLEGGDAEALRKYGAASAAMRRLGQPEDIADGIAALVSSDGRWITGQVIHVDGGTIIV from the coding sequence ATGAGCACGACAACGCAACGGGTCGCCCTGATCAGCGGCGGCGGCACCGGCATCGGCCGGGCCGTCAGCCTGCGTCTGGCCAGGGACGGCTTTGCCGTGGTGGTGGGTTACTCCCGCTCCGCCGTCGGTGCCGAGGAAACCGTCAGGCAGATCGAGGCGGCGGGCGGCAAGGCCTGGGCCTGCAAGGTGGATGTCACCGTGGAGGATGAGGTGGTGGCTTTTTTCGCCGCCGCCAAGGCCCACTACGGCCGGGTGGATGTGGTGATCAACAATGCCGGCATCGGCCATATGAAGCCCTTTGCCGACATCCCCATGAGCCACTACGACTTCACCTTCAACGTCAATGCCCGGGGCACCTTCATGATGTGCCGGGAGGCGGCCCGCCATATCGAGGACAACGGCCGCATCATCAACCTTTCCACCGGCGCCACGGTGGCCAATACGGCGGGCATGGCTCTCTATGTGGCCAGCAAGATGGCAGTGGAAGGTTTCACCAAGGTGCTGGCCCGGGAACTGGCGCCCCGGGGCATCACCGTCAATGCAGTGTCCCCGGGCATGACCGATACGCCGATGCTGGAGGGGGGTGACGCCGAGGCCCTGCGCAAATATGGCGCGGCGTCTGCCGCCATGAGACGACTGGGCCAGCCCGAGGACATTGCTGACGGCATCGCCGCCCTGGTCTCCAGTGACGGACGCTGGATCACCGGTCAGGTGATCCACGTGGATGGGGGCACGATCATCGTCTGA
- a CDS encoding TIGR03617 family F420-dependent LLM class oxidoreductase, protein MKIDAPLNVANALEAGPLARDLEARGFDGAYTFDGRTDPFLPLAFAAEHTQRMELITAIAVAFARNPMVVAQLGNDLQTLSKGRFILGLGSQIKVHIEKRFSMPWSAPAARMREFVLALRAIWEGWQKGTPLNFRGEFYTHTLMPPLLAPPPNPYGPPRVFLAGVGPAMTEVAGEVADGYLVHPFHSAAYLEQLALPALDRGLAKRGSKREDMEISCQILVGAGRNSAELEQARDAMRAQVAFYASTPAYLPVLESVDRAGLHGELNALSKQGRWAEMATRIDDELLDAVAIIGTPEEAAQAIVSRYRGTMDRISPTGYIADPTLAAEVVSALGRAMNTSKETA, encoded by the coding sequence ATGAAAATCGACGCCCCCCTGAACGTTGCGAACGCCCTGGAAGCCGGCCCCCTGGCCCGGGACCTGGAAGCCCGGGGCTTCGATGGCGCCTACACCTTCGACGGTCGCACCGATCCCTTCCTGCCCCTGGCTTTCGCCGCCGAGCATACCCAGCGCATGGAACTGATCACCGCCATCGCCGTGGCCTTCGCCCGCAACCCCATGGTGGTGGCCCAGTTGGGCAACGACCTGCAAACCCTCTCCAAGGGCCGTTTCATTCTGGGCCTGGGTTCCCAGATCAAGGTCCACATCGAAAAGCGTTTTTCCATGCCCTGGTCTGCCCCCGCAGCCCGGATGCGGGAATTCGTCCTGGCCCTGAGGGCCATCTGGGAGGGCTGGCAGAAGGGCACGCCCCTCAATTTCCGCGGCGAGTTCTACACCCACACCCTGATGCCGCCCCTGCTGGCGCCGCCCCCCAACCCCTACGGCCCGCCTCGGGTATTCCTGGCCGGCGTCGGCCCGGCCATGACCGAAGTGGCGGGCGAAGTGGCCGACGGCTATCTGGTTCATCCCTTTCACTCCGCAGCCTACCTGGAACAACTGGCCCTGCCGGCCCTGGACCGGGGCCTGGCAAAGCGTGGAAGCAAGCGGGAGGACATGGAGATTTCCTGCCAGATCCTGGTGGGGGCCGGCCGCAACTCGGCCGAGCTGGAGCAGGCCCGCGATGCCATGCGCGCCCAGGTGGCCTTCTACGCCTCGACGCCGGCCTATCTGCCGGTGCTGGAGTCGGTGGATAGGGCCGGGCTCCACGGCGAGCTCAACGCCCTGAGCAAGCAGGGCCGTTGGGCCGAGATGGCGACGCGGATCGACGACGAACTGCTGGATGCCGTTGCCATCATCGGCACGCCGGAGGAAGCCGCCCAGGCCATCGTCAGTCGCTATCGTGGCACCATGGATCGCATCAGCCCCACCGGCTATATTGCCGACCCGACCCTGGCCGCCGAGGTGGTCAGCGCCCTGGGCCGGGCCATGAATACATCAAAGGAGACAGCATGA
- a CDS encoding enoyl-CoA hydratase/isomerase family protein has product MYQDILYEVRDHIALITLNRPQALNAFSGTLGEEWSDAYRRADADDEVRVVVVTGAGKAFCAGADMSGGAATFNSYEGGDFSAAALSTAAFEIRKPVIAAVNGSAVGLGLSLAVQADFRVLAEEGKYGFLQVRRGVVADAYIHWTLPRLIGTERANELLLTGRRISGSEAAAMGLALRVVPAAEVLNVAMELAREIASQCSPLAVAMTKRLLLQAATAPLPRVARLETHWLGQSMGTEDAIEGGTAYAEKRLPQWRSSINDNWPQAEVPPGDEA; this is encoded by the coding sequence ATGTACCAGGACATTCTCTACGAAGTGCGCGACCACATCGCGCTCATTACCCTGAATCGCCCCCAGGCCCTCAACGCCTTCTCCGGCACCCTGGGCGAGGAATGGTCCGACGCCTATCGCCGGGCCGATGCCGACGACGAGGTGCGGGTGGTGGTGGTCACCGGGGCCGGCAAGGCTTTCTGCGCGGGGGCAGACATGAGTGGTGGTGCTGCCACCTTCAATAGTTACGAGGGCGGCGACTTCAGCGCCGCGGCCCTCTCCACTGCGGCCTTCGAGATTCGCAAACCCGTCATCGCCGCCGTCAATGGTTCCGCCGTGGGCCTGGGCCTGAGCCTGGCGGTCCAGGCCGATTTCCGGGTGCTGGCGGAAGAGGGCAAGTACGGCTTTCTCCAGGTGCGGCGTGGCGTGGTGGCCGATGCCTACATCCACTGGACCCTGCCGCGCCTGATCGGCACCGAGCGGGCCAACGAGCTGCTGCTGACCGGACGCCGCATCAGCGGCAGCGAGGCGGCGGCCATGGGCCTGGCCCTGCGGGTGGTGCCCGCCGCCGAGGTGTTGAACGTGGCCATGGAACTGGCCCGGGAGATCGCCAGCCAGTGCTCGCCCCTGGCGGTGGCCATGACCAAGCGCCTGCTGCTCCAGGCTGCCACGGCGCCCCTGCCCCGAGTGGCCCGGCTGGAGACCCACTGGCTGGGGCAAAGCATGGGCACCGAGGATGCCATCGAGGGAGGTACGGCCTATGCCGAAAAGCGCCTGCCCCAATGGCGCTCCAGCATCAACGACAACTGGCCCCAGGCCGAAGTCCCCCCAGGAGATGAAGCATGA
- a CDS encoding 3'-5' exonuclease, whose protein sequence is MTPVLVFDIETIPDITGLRQIHELPAELSDAEVAEYAFQKQRARNGSDFLPLHLQRVAVISCAMRSDEGFKVWSLAEPKLNEGEIIQRFYSGIEKYTPQIVSWNGGGFDLPVLHYRGLIHGVAAPRYWETGEGGSYDARDFKWNNYISRYHSRHLDLMDLLALYQPRANAPLDELAKLMGLPGKLGMDGSAVWQGWLDGHIDDIRDYCETDVVNTYLVYLRFQQMRGHLTPAEHAEEVAFVRAQLEASPQEHWRKFLAAWG, encoded by the coding sequence ATGACACCCGTCCTCGTCTTCGACATCGAGACCATTCCCGACATCACCGGCCTGCGCCAGATCCACGAGTTGCCGGCGGAACTCTCCGACGCAGAGGTGGCGGAATATGCCTTCCAGAAACAGCGGGCCCGGAACGGCAGCGACTTCCTGCCCCTGCATCTGCAACGGGTAGCGGTGATCTCCTGCGCCATGCGCTCCGACGAGGGCTTCAAGGTCTGGTCCCTGGCCGAGCCCAAGCTCAATGAAGGCGAGATCATCCAGCGCTTCTATTCCGGCATCGAGAAATACACCCCCCAGATCGTCTCCTGGAACGGCGGCGGCTTCGACCTGCCGGTGCTGCACTACCGGGGCCTGATCCACGGCGTGGCAGCGCCCCGCTACTGGGAGACCGGCGAGGGCGGCTCCTACGATGCACGGGACTTCAAGTGGAACAACTACATCAGCCGCTACCATAGCCGGCACCTGGACCTGATGGACCTGCTGGCCCTCTACCAGCCCCGGGCCAACGCGCCCCTGGACGAACTGGCCAAGCTCATGGGCCTGCCCGGCAAGCTGGGCATGGACGGTTCCGCCGTCTGGCAGGGTTGGCTGGATGGCCATATCGATGACATCCGCGACTACTGCGAGACCGATGTGGTGAATACCTACCTGGTCTATCTGCGCTTCCAGCAGATGCGCGGCCACCTGACCCCGGCCGAGCATGCCGAGGAAGTGGCCTTCGTCCGCGCCCAGCTGGAGGCTTCGCCTCAGGAGCATTGGCGGAAGTTTCTCGCGGCCTGGGGGTAA
- a CDS encoding transposase, whose translation MHALDERILAYDRKITALAKQSEPVQRLMAIEGIGPITATAEVARVGNAQAFKNGRQFAAWLGLTPRQNSKRWQDARRHQQAR comes from the coding sequence GTGCACGCACTTGATGAACGCATCCTTGCCTACGACCGAAAGATCACCGCGTTAGCGAAACAAAGCGAACCTGTTCAGCGGTTGATGGCGATTGAAGGTATTGGTCCCATCACGGCCACGGCAGAAGTGGCCCGTGTGGGCAACGCTCAGGCATTCAAGAATGGCCGCCAATTCGCCGCATGGCTGGGTCTGACGCCACGGCAGAACTCCAAGCGGTGGCAAGACGCGCGGCGCCATCAGCAAGCGCGGTGA
- a CDS encoding TonB-dependent receptor: MRDIPQTVNVVSQSLMRDQSMHSMQDTLKSVPGVGLSHGDGQRDQVTIRGFSAIADQFIDGLRDDALYFRDLSNIEQVEVVKGPASVLYGRGSSGGLINRITKKPGIDRNEVTLQAGSWNQRRGEFDLARNLDDKGVAFRVTGAVERADSYRDKQFLDREAIAPSVSLKLGRATRLLIQGEYLSDRRVTDFGTPAYRGRPVDVPARTYYGAANAKDADYTQAEVSAIGFTLDHRFNSEWSARNAFRYYDYRLDRNNTLVGSVNEAARTVSLNRSNVRRQEDGYFNQTELTQKATIAGMQHQLLYGVEIGKQNKDQVFRTQNNIATGISLFNPVLPTLPFTVTAAPTTDNLGILTVASGYVQDLATLSEHWKALVGVRYDRFQQETKERRAGQRDLSRTDTARSPRAGLVYQPTLYQSYYASYSKSFQPSAESFPLAANNAQIAPEETTNQEVGAKLDFLEGMASATASLFRLERTNIKTTNPATNTLVPLGVQRTDGVELTFSGELPHGWQVWSGYAWLDARMVSSVAIDAGQPVQGKRPTLTPNQSANLWLTKALGGGFGAGAGVNYVGDRFANPGNTVMLPAYITLDAMGYYRAKAFDAQLNVTNLLNRKYIVSGHGSAPNLNLPGAPRAVQLTIRYAF, from the coding sequence TTGCGCGACATTCCGCAGACCGTGAATGTCGTGTCCCAGAGCTTGATGCGGGATCAGAGCATGCATTCCATGCAGGACACGCTGAAGTCAGTGCCCGGAGTTGGCTTGTCCCATGGTGACGGCCAGCGGGACCAAGTGACCATTCGTGGCTTTTCCGCCATTGCCGACCAGTTCATCGATGGCCTTCGGGATGATGCGCTGTACTTCCGAGACCTTTCCAATATCGAGCAGGTGGAAGTAGTTAAAGGCCCGGCCTCGGTTCTGTACGGACGGGGTTCTTCCGGGGGACTGATCAATCGCATCACCAAAAAACCCGGTATCGACCGCAATGAAGTGACTCTTCAAGCCGGCAGTTGGAACCAGCGGCGGGGCGAATTCGACCTAGCACGCAATCTGGATGACAAGGGCGTAGCCTTCCGTGTCACGGGCGCCGTTGAACGGGCTGACAGCTATCGGGACAAGCAGTTTCTCGATCGGGAGGCTATTGCACCTTCCGTTTCGCTAAAGCTTGGCAGGGCCACCCGCCTGCTGATTCAGGGTGAATATCTGTCCGACCGCCGAGTCACCGACTTTGGTACTCCTGCCTACCGGGGGCGGCCGGTAGATGTACCTGCCCGTACCTACTACGGCGCAGCCAATGCAAAGGATGCCGATTACACCCAGGCCGAAGTCTCGGCCATTGGCTTTACCCTGGACCATCGTTTCAATAGCGAGTGGTCGGCCCGTAACGCCTTCCGCTATTACGACTACCGCCTGGACCGTAATAACACTCTAGTAGGGTCCGTCAATGAAGCGGCACGAACCGTGTCCCTCAACCGCAGCAATGTGCGGCGTCAGGAAGACGGCTATTTCAACCAGACCGAGTTGACCCAGAAAGCCACCATCGCCGGCATGCAGCACCAGTTGCTTTATGGCGTGGAAATCGGCAAGCAGAACAAAGATCAGGTCTTCCGTACCCAGAACAACATCGCTACGGGGATTTCCCTGTTCAATCCGGTCCTGCCGACACTGCCTTTCACTGTGACGGCAGCACCTACGACTGATAACTTGGGCATCCTGACCGTAGCCAGTGGTTATGTTCAGGATCTCGCCACCCTGTCCGAGCACTGGAAGGCTTTGGTTGGGGTACGCTACGACCGCTTCCAGCAGGAGACAAAGGAGCGCCGTGCCGGCCAGCGTGATCTGAGCCGAACCGATACCGCCCGGAGTCCACGTGCCGGCCTGGTGTACCAGCCCACTCTATATCAGTCCTACTACGCCTCCTACAGCAAGTCCTTCCAGCCTTCCGCCGAGAGCTTTCCGCTGGCTGCGAACAATGCCCAGATCGCTCCTGAAGAGACCACCAATCAGGAGGTGGGTGCGAAGCTGGATTTCCTCGAGGGCATGGCGTCTGCCACTGCTTCCCTGTTCCGGCTTGAGCGTACCAACATCAAGACCACCAATCCGGCCACCAATACCCTGGTGCCCCTCGGTGTTCAGCGTACCGACGGCGTGGAGCTGACTTTCTCTGGCGAACTACCCCACGGCTGGCAAGTGTGGTCCGGCTATGCTTGGTTGGATGCCCGTATGGTCTCCTCCGTAGCGATCGATGCCGGTCAGCCGGTGCAAGGAAAGCGCCCGACCCTCACGCCCAACCAAAGTGCCAACCTGTGGTTAACCAAGGCCCTGGGCGGTGGGTTCGGGGCAGGCGCCGGGGTCAATTATGTCGGCGACCGCTTCGCCAATCCCGGCAACACCGTAATGCTCCCCGCTTATATCACGCTCGATGCCATGGGCTACTACCGCGCCAAGGCATTCGATGCGCAGTTGAACGTGACGAATCTCCTCAATCGCAAGTACATCGTCTCCGGCCATGGCAGCGCTCCCAATCTCAATCTGCCCGGTGCGCCCCGTGCGGTCCAACTGACTATCCGGTATGCCTTCTGA
- a CDS encoding DUF4198 domain-containing protein produces the protein MRVSNRTIIAAACGVLSTVGVAQAHYLWLEPDEAGARLFYGEAEGGLKEKSPGKLDTIKAPRAFVLNQLSGQHKALTVSLTAGHFFVNGGGKSPALLATEGSLEVRDLTKHGLGMAKTNYYARYGQPKGPNDQFSFALDVQGRDPNKLTVLYRGQPLKGAKLEVIAPNTWVQEYRTDTQGRVAINTPWRGSYVIHVLHVDATPGEFDGKKYESLRNHFTYTFLKADGADPGPAVPPSHGSD, from the coding sequence ATGCGAGTTTCGAATAGAACCATCATTGCTGCCGCCTGCGGGGTGTTGTCTACGGTGGGGGTCGCGCAGGCTCACTATCTGTGGCTCGAACCAGACGAGGCCGGTGCCAGGCTCTTCTACGGCGAGGCTGAAGGCGGGCTCAAAGAGAAGAGTCCGGGCAAGCTGGACACAATCAAGGCGCCTCGTGCTTTCGTACTGAATCAGCTGAGCGGACAACATAAAGCCCTAACCGTCAGCCTCACTGCAGGCCATTTCTTCGTTAACGGCGGCGGGAAGTCTCCCGCTCTCCTAGCTACGGAAGGGTCCCTGGAAGTCCGCGATCTGACCAAGCACGGGCTGGGCATGGCAAAGACCAATTACTACGCCCGCTATGGCCAGCCGAAAGGCCCGAACGACCAATTCTCTTTCGCGCTTGACGTCCAGGGACGTGATCCTAACAAACTGACCGTGCTCTATCGCGGGCAGCCCCTCAAGGGGGCGAAGTTGGAAGTGATTGCGCCCAATACCTGGGTCCAGGAATACAGGACGGATACCCAGGGAAGAGTGGCCATCAACACACCATGGCGCGGTTCGTACGTTATCCATGTTTTGCATGTGGATGCGACGCCGGGGGAATTTGATGGCAAAAAGTATGAATCCTTGCGCAATCATTTCACCTACACGTTCCTCAAGGCAGACGGCGCCGATCCTGGGCCTGCCGTACCGCCCAGCCACGGAAGCGATTGA
- a CDS encoding PepSY-associated TM helix domain-containing protein produces the protein MANANTSVRLVNSVSALTRENTLAREGLRQRSRRAVFLTWLRKTHLYVGLWGAILGLLFGVTGILLNHRAIMNIPVEKTVQTTVQLPLPKQKLSKPEDMSVWLQQELKFAPGQVTQIKTQPAKIVVWSDREVLQPERWSISLQSPQRGVVAEYFAGNRFVKLDQVDATPIGTLTRLHMSVGVNAFWIILSDTIAGSLILLSITGLLLWTQLRTMYTVAVTTSVGALVAAIWFVWSV, from the coding sequence ATGGCCAACGCCAACACTTCCGTCCGCTTGGTAAACAGTGTCTCTGCTCTAACAAGGGAAAATACTTTGGCCAGGGAGGGGCTGCGCCAGCGTAGCCGGCGAGCGGTGTTTCTTACTTGGTTGCGGAAGACCCACCTCTATGTGGGTCTCTGGGGCGCAATCCTCGGGCTATTATTCGGTGTCACCGGCATCTTGCTGAATCACCGGGCTATCATGAATATCCCGGTGGAGAAAACAGTACAGACCACGGTGCAATTGCCTCTGCCGAAGCAGAAACTTTCCAAGCCGGAAGATATGTCGGTCTGGCTTCAGCAGGAACTGAAGTTTGCTCCGGGGCAGGTCACTCAGATCAAAACCCAGCCAGCCAAAATAGTTGTATGGTCGGATAGGGAGGTTCTTCAACCGGAACGCTGGAGCATTAGCTTACAGAGCCCGCAACGCGGTGTAGTGGCTGAGTATTTTGCTGGCAACAGGTTCGTCAAGCTGGATCAGGTGGATGCTACCCCGATTGGTACCTTGACCCGCCTGCATATGTCAGTGGGCGTCAACGCCTTCTGGATAATCCTGTCGGATACGATCGCAGGCAGCCTGATCTTGCTGTCGATCACAGGGCTGCTCCTCTGGACACAATTGCGTACTATGTACACCGTGGCCGTCACGACAAGCGTTGGAGCCCTCGTGGCGGCCATATGGTTCGTGTGGTCGGTATAA